Genomic window (Mesorhizobium sp. M4B.F.Ca.ET.058.02.1.1):
ATCCTCGCGCCGCCAGCCGGCGCGCTGCAATAGCTCGGTGACGAAGCCGCTGAAGTGGCGCGAGGTGACGCGAAACAATTCCTTGCCGTCCATGTGGAACAGGCTGTGGCGGGCAAACTCCTCCGGCTGGCGATTGAAGTCGAAACGCGTGCCGCCCGAGCCGATGCCGCAGGCCTCGTAGGCCGAGGGATAGGTGCGCATCAGACTGGCGACCACCCTGCCCTCACCCGGTCCGCCTTTTTGCAAAATCGCCGCTGCCGCGCCGTCGCCGAATAGCGCCGCGACCTCCGGTTGCTCCTTCCAAGGCAGAGCCCGCGAGGCGATCTCCGAGGAGAACACCAGCGCCGTGCTGAATTGGCCGGCCTCGACCAGGCGCGAAGCGGTTTCGAAGGCGGTGAGGAAGCCGAGGCAGGTGCTGTTGACGTCAAAGGCGGCCGCCGAGCCGTCAGCAAGGCCGAGGCGTTGCATGACCAGCGGCGCGGTCGCGGGCAGCGGCTGGTAAGGCACGCCGCAGCCGCCGATGATCAGGTCCACCGCGCCGGGTTTAACCCCTGCATCGGCGAGTGCAATGCGCGCCGCGGCGCAGGCCAGATCGATCTGCGTTTCGCCCTCGCAGACATAGCGCTCGACGACACCGGTGGCGGCTTCGAGCCGGCCCTCGGCAAGGCCAAGCCTTTCCTCCAGTGCGCGCGAGGTCACGCACCCTGCCGGCACCGCCCCGCCGGTTCCGATGATTTTGATCCGCATCCTCACCCCATCGTGAGCTTGCGTGCATCTAATGCATAAAGCGGTTCAGGTGCGATAGCCATGATGCCGGCCAGAGGTGAAGGCTAGCCGGACAGGAGTCGCTTTCGCGCTGATACCGTCCGTCGGCGCCGCCCCTCATTGCCCTACCGGGCATTTCTCCCCGTTTGACGGCGAGAAAGGCGCCATCACGGCTGGTTTCGCCAACTGCGGGCGTTGCAGGATGAGCCAACGGCGCGGCCATCCTCTTCCCCCTTCACCATACGGGGAGAAGGTGCCGGCAGGCGGATGAGGGGCGGCGCAGTATGGAACCTACGCCTTGCGCTCCCAGCGGCGGTCCGGCGTCTGCTGCCAGTAGGTCACGGTGTGGCCGGCTTCCTTCATCGTCTTCCAGTGGCCGCGTGCGCCTTCCAGTTGCGCGGCGTCATGGCCGTCGAACAGGAACACGGCGCGCTCGTACCCCGACAGGTCGGCGGGCGCCGCGCCGTCGACCAGGAAGCGTATCTGCGCGGCGTTCGGGTTGCCCTCCCCCGTTGTGAGCAGGATCGGCTGCTCGGCCGGATAGGGTTCGCGGTCGGTGGCGTGCGCCAGGAAGGAATCGTCGCGGAAGATCCACAGATGCTGGTCGAGCGCGTCGCGCCGCTCCTCGGTGCCGGTCTGCACCACGGCGCGCCAGCCGCGATCGACGCTGCGCTCGAGCAGCCCCGGCAGCGCCTCCTCCAGCGTCGATTCGGTCAGATGGTAGAACAGGATTTCGGCCATGATCGCGCCTCGAACGGCCTTACCCCTCGTAGTGGTCGCGCACGAGACGGTCGAGCAGCCGCACGCCAAAGCCCGAGCCCCAGGACTGATTGATCTCGCTCGGCGGCGAGCCCATCGCCGTGCCGGCGATGTCGAGATGCGCCCACGGTGTGTCCTTGACGAAGCGCTGCAGGAACTGCGCGGCGATGATGGCGCCGCCGTAGCGGCCGCCGATGTTCTTCATGTCGGCATTCTTGGAATCGATCAGCTTGTCGTATTCGGCGCCCAGCGGCATGCGCCACAGCCGCTCCTGTGTCGCTTGCCCGGCGCCCGCCAGACGGTCCGCCAGTTCGTCATTGTTGGAGAACAGGCCGGCATAGTGCTGGCCGAGCGCGACCATGATGGCGCCGGTCAGCGTCGCCAGGTTGACCATGAATCTCGGCTTGAAGCGGTCATTGGTGTACCAGAGCGCGTCGGCCAGCACGAGGCGGCCTTCGGCATCGGTGTTCAGAACCTCGATGGTCTGGCCCGACATCGAGGTGACAATATCGCCGGGGCGCTGGGCGTGGCCGTCGACGGCATTCTCGACCAGGCCGATGACGCCGATGACATTGGCCTTGGCCTTGCGGGCGGCAAGCGCGTGGACGAGCCCGGTGACGGCCGCGGCACCGCCCATGTCGCCTTTCATCTCCTCCATGCCTGATGCCGGCTTCATCGAATTGCCGCCGGTGTCGAAGGTGACGCCCTTGCCTATGAAGGCGACCGGCGCGTCCTTGGCCTTGCCGCCCTTCCAGTGCATTACGGCCATGCGGGCGCCGCGTGGCGAGCCTTGCGCGACGCCGAGCAGCGAGCCCATGCCGAGCTTCTTCATCTCCTTCTCGGTCAAAATCTCGACCTCGACACCGAGAGCCTCGAGTTCCTTGGCGCGCGCGGCGAACTCCACCGGGCCAAGTGCATTGGCCGGCTCGTTGACGAGATCGCGCGCGAGAAGCACGCCGCCAATCACCGCTGCCTCGTCGGCAAAGGCCTTTTTCGCAGCCGTGGGGTCGGCGCAGTGGATCGTCACCTTGACCGGCTTCTTCGGCTCGTCCTTGTCCTTCTTGGTCTTGTACTTGTCGAAGGAATAGCTGCGCAAAAGAATGCCCGCGGCGACGTTGGCGGCCTGCCTGCCGCCGGCCTCAGTGCCCGGAACATCGAACACGACGGCGACTTCGGTCGCCTTGCGCAGCGAGGCGGCAATGGTGCCGCCGAGCCTCAGCCATGCCTGGTCGTCGAGGGCGGAAGCCTTGCCGGCGCCGACCGCCACCAGGCGGTCGATCGAGGTGCCCTCCGGCGCCAGCACCTCGGCGACGGTGCCGAACTTGCCGGAAAAGTCGGCCACCGGGAACGCTCGAGCGAGCGCGCCGGCCGGGTCGCAAGCCTTGCCGGCTTTGCCTACGGCACCGTCGTCGGCCGCCAGCACGAAGACGCTGCCCCTTTTCGGCGCGGCGAATTTGGCGAAGGCAATAGAGGGTGTCGAATTCATCAGAACCTGCTTTCGGGGGTAGGTGCCGGACAACGGCTTTCAAGAGTGCGCGACATTTGGTCGTTTTCCATCATTTGGCAAGACTTTGGCCGAAATCGCAGCCTATATCGCCGCCGCAACCATCAGTGGATTCGTCGCGGCATGGCCCCGATCTCCTGCCGTAACATATTGTTAACCATCAATGTTTTGCATTTCTTATGCATTGCCCTCGACACTCCGGCCGGCCGGGGCGCGTGATGTGGAACAGGAACCAGGTCGAGGCGCCAATGCAGCCAGTTGTACTGCCGTCGCCGGATGACTACCTTGTCGGCGGGCATGATGCCGTTCGGCAAAATCGAGAAAGCCTTCATGAAGGTCGTTGAACGCTACATCATGCGTCGCGCATCGACGGTGTTCCTCGCTGCGCTGACCTGGACGCTGGCGATCGTGTGGACGACCCAGGTGCTGGCCAAGATCGATCTCGTCACCGACAGCGGCCAGTCGGCGCTGACCTTCTTCGAGGTCGCGGCGCTGATCATCCCGTCGATCATCCCGATCGTGGTGCCGTTCGCGCTGGTGGTGGCGGTGGCGCAGACGCTGAGCGTCATGAA
Coding sequences:
- a CDS encoding DNA polymerase III subunit chi — protein: MAEILFYHLTESTLEEALPGLLERSVDRGWRAVVQTGTEERRDALDQHLWIFRDDSFLAHATDREPYPAEQPILLTTGEGNPNAAQIRFLVDGAAPADLSGYERAVFLFDGHDAAQLEGARGHWKTMKEAGHTVTYWQQTPDRRWERKA
- a CDS encoding leucyl aminopeptidase; amino-acid sequence: MNSTPSIAFAKFAAPKRGSVFVLAADDGAVGKAGKACDPAGALARAFPVADFSGKFGTVAEVLAPEGTSIDRLVAVGAGKASALDDQAWLRLGGTIAASLRKATEVAVVFDVPGTEAGGRQAANVAAGILLRSYSFDKYKTKKDKDEPKKPVKVTIHCADPTAAKKAFADEAAVIGGVLLARDLVNEPANALGPVEFAARAKELEALGVEVEILTEKEMKKLGMGSLLGVAQGSPRGARMAVMHWKGGKAKDAPVAFIGKGVTFDTGGNSMKPASGMEEMKGDMGGAAAVTGLVHALAARKAKANVIGVIGLVENAVDGHAQRPGDIVTSMSGQTIEVLNTDAEGRLVLADALWYTNDRFKPRFMVNLATLTGAIMVALGQHYAGLFSNNDELADRLAGAGQATQERLWRMPLGAEYDKLIDSKNADMKNIGGRYGGAIIAAQFLQRFVKDTPWAHLDIAGTAMGSPPSEINQSWGSGFGVRLLDRLVRDHYEG
- a CDS encoding 3-oxoacyl-[acyl-carrier-protein] synthase III C-terminal domain-containing protein encodes the protein MRIKIIGTGGAVPAGCVTSRALEERLGLAEGRLEAATGVVERYVCEGETQIDLACAAARIALADAGVKPGAVDLIIGGCGVPYQPLPATAPLVMQRLGLADGSAAAFDVNSTCLGFLTAFETASRLVEAGQFSTALVFSSEIASRALPWKEQPEVAALFGDGAAAAILQKGGPGEGRVVASLMRTYPSAYEACGIGSGGTRFDFNRQPEEFARHSLFHMDGKELFRVTSRHFSGFVTELLQRAGWRREDVDLVVPHQASPFALAHMARQTGFAPEKLVDISARYGNQVAASIPFALDVARRDCRIAPGARLLFLGTSAGVSFGGMALEA